The Cytobacillus sp. NJ13 sequence GAGGCTTAGGTTTTCTTAACTTCCCTCCACTGGTCTGGATAATCGGTGCATGTCTATTAGGTCTTTTAGGTGCGGGAGAATCTGTTCCTTACGGCTATGTTCTCCAATCTGAAACACCAAAGCAAATGATGGGCAGAGTTTCGGCTGCCGCCATGTCCCTGCAGACTTTTTCAATGCTTATTGCACCGGCGGCAGGAGCGCTTCTTGCAAAACAGTTAGGCGCCTCGATTGTTATGATTGGCGCTGGTCTGGCAACAACATTATTAGGTTTAACTATGCTAATGTTTATATGGAAAAAATCAGGATCCTTCCAGCCCATAAGCGGAAAGCAGCTGGATGGATAAGCTTTTGCAATAAAAGCCCGATACTAAGTTGGTTTTATTGACTAAAAAGGGTATAATATGTTTATACCCCTTTATAACTTGAAAGGAGATTGGAAATTGAATTCTGATAAGAAACAATATCCCCATCTGCAACCAACGGTTGAAAACCTCTCTCAAGCCATCTTCACCGTTAACCGCCATGCAAAGACAGCACCAAACCCTAAATTTTTGTATAAATTAAAGCACGATGCACTTCAAAAGTTAATTAAAGAAGGAAAAGCCCAAAAAGCAGGCCTTCACTATTCTGGCAATCCAAAAAACAGCCAGCAGCAGTCAGATGTTCTGGTAAAGTGCGGGAATTATTCTTTCCATCTTCCGCCCTCTAAAGAGGATTTTTCAAAGCTTCCCCATTTGGGCAAACTCGATT is a genomic window containing:
- a CDS encoding YkyB family protein, translating into MNSDKKQYPHLQPTVENLSQAIFTVNRHAKTAPNPKFLYKLKHDALQKLIKEGKAQKAGLHYSGNPKNSQQQSDVLVKCGNYSFHLPPSKEDFSKLPHLGKLDSFVRNPKSSLSLNAAKKLLMSYTGLKELNSTSNEKKHRYEKPVFKKLGESYF